The following coding sequences are from one Arthrobacter sp. 24S4-2 window:
- a CDS encoding cupin domain-containing protein → MSISAENTTHESVAAGHVVPEPTPEEAAQLEELYRDFDRENLIPLWTEIADLMPMVPSPKAVPHVWRWSDLYPLAARAGDLVPVGRGGERRAIALANPGLAGTPYATPTLWAAIQYLGARETAPEHRHSQNAFRFVVEGEGVWTVVNGDPVRMSRGDFLLTPGWNFHGHHNDTDEPMAWIDGLDIPFVHYADAGFFEFGTERVTDEATPDISRSERLWAHPGLRPLSGLDDTTSSPIAAYRWEHTDRALTEQLLLEDEGHPATVSQGHAAVRYSNPTTGGDVMPTIRAEFHRLRPGATTEAVREVGSSVWQVFEGTGTVVLNGETRTLAKGDLFVVPSWQQWSLQADPQTGTGFDLFRFSDAPIFERLNFSRTYTEGRNK, encoded by the coding sequence GTGTCCATCAGCGCCGAGAACACAACTCATGAATCAGTGGCCGCGGGGCATGTTGTCCCGGAGCCGACGCCCGAGGAAGCTGCCCAGCTGGAGGAGCTGTACCGGGATTTTGACCGGGAGAACCTGATCCCTTTGTGGACGGAGATCGCGGATTTGATGCCGATGGTCCCTTCCCCGAAGGCCGTGCCGCATGTGTGGCGGTGGAGCGATCTGTACCCGCTGGCGGCCCGTGCCGGTGACCTGGTCCCGGTGGGCCGCGGCGGTGAACGCCGGGCCATCGCTTTGGCGAACCCGGGCCTGGCGGGCACACCGTATGCCACGCCCACGTTGTGGGCAGCGATCCAGTACCTGGGTGCCCGCGAGACCGCCCCGGAACACCGCCACTCCCAGAACGCGTTCCGCTTCGTCGTTGAGGGCGAGGGTGTCTGGACGGTGGTGAACGGGGACCCGGTGCGGATGTCCCGCGGGGACTTCCTGCTGACTCCGGGCTGGAACTTCCACGGCCACCATAACGACACCGATGAGCCGATGGCCTGGATCGACGGCCTGGACATCCCGTTCGTGCATTACGCCGACGCCGGGTTCTTCGAGTTCGGCACCGAACGCGTCACCGACGAGGCCACCCCGGACATCTCCCGCTCCGAACGGCTCTGGGCCCACCCCGGCCTGCGCCCGCTCTCGGGCCTGGATGACACCACCAGCTCCCCCATCGCGGCGTACCGCTGGGAACACACCGACCGGGCCCTGACCGAACAGCTGCTCCTGGAGGACGAGGGCCACCCGGCCACCGTCTCCCAGGGCCACGCCGCCGTCCGGTATTCGAACCCCACCACGGGCGGGGACGTGATGCCCACCATCCGGGCCGAGTTCCACCGCCTCCGGCCCGGCGCCACCACCGAAGCCGTCCGGGAGGTTGGCTCCAGCGTGTGGCAGGTCTTCGAAGGCACCGGCACTGTGGTGCTGAACGGCGAAACCAGGACCCTGGCCAAGGGCGACCTCTTCGTCGTCCCGTCCTGGCAGCAATGGTCGCTCCAGGCGGACCCGCAGACCGGAACCGGGTTTGATCTGTTCCGGTTCAGCGATGCCCCCATTTTCGAACGGCTGAACTTCAGCCGCA